The genomic stretch AACTGAAGCATGGGCAAGACGTGCGCCTCGATGCCGTTGTCGGTCGTGCAAAGAAGGACACCCACCAACACGAGCACGAGCAGCTTATCGTAGTAAGAGGCGCACGGCGTTATATTTCCTAGTCAAGTAGCGCAAGCGAACAAGATGCCTGCAATGGCACCACCACACACATGCATTTTGCTTGTACCGGTACCCTAACAGCCAATGCACGTTCAACACGATCCCGACGACTCTCCTTGACGGGGCGCCTCCTCTTCTACCATTCTTCTGGCGCCTTTTCCCACGTCACAAGTAGCAGCCAGCCAGTCTGAGGCTTTTGATGCGCGCCACACGTCTCTGATCCTTTCTATACAGTACCTAGCACGGCTCCATGTCTCCGTGATCTGCCAcggggggggggggggcgGTTGCTCCGCTACAGCGCCGCCGCCTAGTAATGCAGCTGCCCAGATGACCATCTTGGCCGCTGTCGATGAGAGTCAGACAAGGTCAACCCCTCGCCGGATATCGTGAGTGTTGGCAACATCCAAAAGAGCGGTGGAAGCGTGCGGCTATCCAAGAATGACCTCATTCCTAGCCTCGTCCTAATTGAGTAAGCCTGCCCTGACACAGAGTTGGATATGCCCGGTAGCCGTTGGACCAACTCTAGGAGAATTGGGTCCCCAATCTTCATCGAACTTCCTCGGGTATAACGGAAGGCCATCTTGCGTCAAGGCATGGTCATCCTTGCATGCATCGACTTCCCCCAACATCGCTTAAAGCAACACTTTCGAAGACATGGACAGCTTACGCTTATCATGATGCCTCTGGTCGGTCATGTTAGTACTCATATTGTCAGTTTGCAGCTCAGAGGTGGAGTCGGAAGAGGACCAGAACCAAATATTAGTGGCCCACTGTGGGCATCATCGCATTACTAGCTGCAGCGCCCGACTCCATTGCACCGCTCCCTCTTCACATCACAAAGTGCGAAGTTCTAATCGCGGGCTGACTAGCCATGCTCCATTAAAATACCGCCGACGTTATTACGGGATTGGGATCCCAGCAAGCCCGGCCCCCAAGCCACACGCGCCCTTCGCTTGGTACTGGGGTGCTGCACTGACTCGCGGAACTACTCCAAAGGATCTTCCAGAAGATGCCTCTGGCATTCGGTGGTTTCACAATAGTGCCGAGACCATGTTGCGGACCCGTCCGCTAGACCTGCCGATCAGCGTGACATTGGTGCGTCGCCCAATGGTCTACTTCTTCCACCTCCATGCGGTGTACCGTATGTACTACTACTCGAGACGCAATAGCAATTATTTCAACTGACCGGAAATGGTTCTTGCCGCATACACCAGAAGAATAGTTGATGGCATCTGATAGGCACGGGGTTGGCTACCGATCGTGGAATAGAAGCTTGCAAGGCGGGCCTCATGCACCTTTCCATCACTGACGAACCCCAACGGTTGCTAATCAATCCATTACTACCAATCAGAACAGAAAAGACACCACACTCGAGCTAGCCCTAAGCCATGGTAGCTTACGCCCGACGTCAATTACGCGGTGTGCAGCCCCAATATTCGCAGACACTGCAACAATAACAAGAACCGTGATGAGCAAGCTTCTGGGGGACGCGGAGAAATATCCGAATCACATGAGCGTTACAGTGGGAAGATCGCAGATACTATACCCCAAAATCTGCATGCACGCGCCACTTTAACGCACAAGCACCGCGGGCTTGCTGATCCGCTTGTTCCTTCCTAAGCGTATAAAAGGAAAGAATGAAAGAGAGAAGGCCCGAAATCGGCATGGAACTACCGACAATAGTCCACCAAATACATAGCAGTAGACAACCAGGCACGTGCATCATCTATAAGAGAATCGTAAAGAATTACTACATCTGGACTCATGCCTCGACGACGCCGAGTAGAAGCGGTGGATGGGGAAGTGGGAGCCGGCGAGGTGGAAGATATCCGTAAGCGTATGTTGGTATCTTGACATGGAGCTAACAAGCAAAGCTTGGCTTAAAATAGACACGTGATAGGTGCAGATTGGCGTTTCTCGGTGATTTGTTAGGCACCAATTCTTCGATGATTGCTGTTCCATTTCCATTTACATGAGATGTTGTGCAGATATCATCGTTATCAGATACTTTGCGCAGTCAATGCGCAACTCGCCCTTCAGCCCTGTTTATGGGCACATGTGCAAAGCAAATCGGCACTTCATACCGCTCGAGGACTACATCCCGATATCGCTTTGAGCAGGGTCATCTGAGGAACCCCAACATCACAACCTCGTGTTCTACGTACTCATGCATGCGCGATTGGGGATCGGAAAATACGGATACGGATAGGGGAATGTGGGGACTAATGAGTGATGCAGACGTCTATTCATGTTAAAATACATATACAAATCAAATATATACAACGAAATGTTTCGCTCGAGCGGCGCAGTCAGCCAACCATTCACTCATCTAGCAAGTAAATTTCTTGGGGCCTGGAATGGTGTAGGTTTGAGCTGATCATACGTTAGTAACATTCTCAAAGACATGGGCAAGAGAAGAAGGCTCTTACCTTTGTAAGCATCATAAGTGACACCGGCATCCGAACCCTTGTAAGCACCAGGGAACGAAACGAGGCCAGTGGGTTTGGTGCTGCCACCGCCAGTAACTTTAAGCTGGTGGCAGCCTGGGTAAAATTGAGCACCAGGGTACTGGTATGCAGCGTGCAATGCTAAGATCTCGTGGCGGACGAGGTAGTAACCCGAAGATATGCACTTCGGGATGGTGTAGGTGACAGAGCCGCCAACCTTCTTAAGGGCGTCAGAACCCCAGACGTTTGAGGTACCTTGACGCCCTTCTTCTTGGATCTTGAACCAGACAGCACTGACAGAGCGTTAGTTACAAACATGACATGAGGAGCTTGTGTGACATACGAGGACTCTGGCATGTAGTCTTGGCAGCCGGTATCAGGGCACTTTGCCATATAGGTAATCGTAGGACCCATATGGCTGTCAGGCCAAAGCGTCCAGTAAAGCTTGACGTTGGAGCCAGCAGCAGCTTCAGCGTGGAGAGCAGCAGGCTTCGAGCCATTGATGCCACCAGTAGCATACCCACCGCATTGGATATCAGAGATGCTTACGTCCTGGACAGGTCCGTTGCCCTGGATGGGACGCGAGATACGCTTTACTCCGGTAGTGTAGGGGTCTGTGTATGGCTGGTAGAAAGTATAGTCTATTCCGCTGATTGTGGCATTATCCACATATCCATGGCCAGCAACGGCGGTAGCGAACGCGAAGACGGAGGCAATGTACTTCATTGTTGTGAATGTTTGATTGGGCAGGTAAAAGACTGTTTGACAGATACGATCCTGCGTAATGAGAGTATTGAGTTGGAGAAATGAACGAATATAAGTTAGACAAAATGTAGCTGGATTTGGTGCGATCGGTACTGAGTGACCTGGATGCCGGAATAGATTGCGCGAGGCTGCAGGTCTTATAGTACACAAATACCTACGCGTCCTCGGTCGCAATTACTCCATGATACAGGCATGCTGTGCTGCACGTACAATAGAACAGGCTTGAAACATGCCATGGCTGCCTGGTCCAGAACATGACTATGAAAGGAGGGCGCGTAGATTAAACATGGCGCTAACGGACATGATGTTCTTGGGAACCCCACTGTTTGCGCATTGTGTCAGGTTGGGGATCAATCAGGATGCCGACATCCCCGTGAGGGAAGTATCTGAAGTAAGCGAAATGAGAGCATATGGTAAACACTCCTGGCAGACGTCATTTGGTCGGAGCAGGTGGCCCATGAATATTGGATGAATCGAAAGCGTCGACGAGACGTCATGGTGGTAGCTCGAAACATGGCGCAAGACACTCCTTGCAATCAATACACCACGAACGCGCTTGGTTCTCCCGAGGCCGTTTGTCTTTGCCACCACACGTGATCGCTTTTGCTATCACGGGCAGTTTAATCCTGTATCATCGGAGAAATTAATTTGTAGGTCATATAGAGGGAAGCCGGGTTGCCGCTCATGTTTATAGCACAGAGACCACGAGGTCAAATGCTTGATCATATAACTGCAGAAGATGGTGCGGCGAGGCGCGACTTTAGATTGCGATGCGCTGGACAAGACCTTAGCTCCACAGGCAAGCATAGGCTTCCAAGCGGGAGATGTCTCTCATCGGGAATCAAGAACGGGTACCGTTGTGTCCTTCGTCCGTACCAGCATTACTCAGAAGCCGGAGGATCATGTGGGTATGGCAGAGGTGCCGGGAATCGGATGTTGTCCACCGTTCTCCAAATGAGGGCAGTCGCAACCTCTACCTCTTGCACAAGTCTGGCTCAGCGTTGCATTCGCGCCACCCGCACTTGTATGTCATATTTCCTGCCTTTCCGAAAGCCCACCTTTTACTGCGACAATCCGAGATGCCTACTTTCCGGCAATGTGTACAGGTAAGATGCGGCTGTCACGATAGTTATAGAAGTAGCAAAGCGATCGTGACCGTGACCATGGCTGCACTGACGGATAATGCTCAACAAGTATGGGATACAGTGAGAATATGAAAGTGACTTATCGATGGGGGGAGTGAATTGACCGCGCCACAAGATTAGGCGCCTTTCTTGACTAGCGAGCAATGCCAGAGAAGGGATAAGGGCTAGCCAGAGAGGTGCAATGCGACAGCTATCGTAGGAGCCCCGTATGGGGATTGGATAGGTAGTTCAGCTGGTCCGAAGATGGTGGAGTGAAGGTGGAGTGAAGATGAAGTTGGTCGAATCTTCTCGATGACGCGGTGGACCCAACGCGACATGCCACTTTCACGTTGGAGCCCCGCAATCAAGCCAAACATAGTGCAAGCTCGAATAACAACACAAACATTGACCTCTAGCACATGAACCGCTCTCCAACAAAATGGTGATCAATTACAGCAAATGGGTAAGTTGACTTTGCAACCCCAAGTAGCTACAACAGCATCTAACTTGCCCAAAGGACGCCCTCGAGCTATCAGACGATAGCGACATTGAAGTACACCCAAATGTCGACAAGAAATCTTTCATTCGCGCCAAACAAGCCCAGATCCACCAAGAGCGCGACCAGCGCCGCCACCAGATAAAGACACTCAAGTACGAGCGCATCATCAACGATGGGCTCACAGAGCGCGTCGACCGTCTCCTAACAGCGCTCAAGTCGCACAAGGACAAGCAGGCCGAGGGCAATGGCGCAAACGACGACCAGCTCGTATTCCAGGCGATGATGGAGAGCATGATGGACATGAAGGTCGACAAAGACGGAGGCTCAGACAGACCGCCGCCACCACCAGAGGGTGTGCATGAGCATATCAAGGATAAGCCTACATACCCGCAGATGATGGCGAGTTTAGTGGACGCGGTGAAGAAGGATATTGACGAGCAGAAGAGCGAGGAGCCGCGGTACAACCTATTCATACAAGGACTGGAGAAGGAAAAGGCGCGCATACAAGATCTCCAGCAGCAGTTACTGGCAAAGCTGGCGGAActagagaaggaagacaAGAAGCACATCACTAGTGATGACATACACGACGGTTTCAGTTACTCTAATGTCAAGAAAGCAGAAGAAGAGCAGAAAAAGGCAGCAGCTCCGTCATCTAGCAAGAAGGAATCCACCGTCGAATTACTCAACAACCCGCAGAGGCCCGCAGCCACCGGATCAGACACAGGCCAGTCCTCAGGCGCCGATGCCGACGTAGAGGAAGGAAGCGCCACAGGAGCCGCAGCTGACGACAATGACGAAGACATCTCTGCATCCCCACTCGCACAGTCTTTCGCCAAGATAAAAGTTGGGGATTGGTACGCCTGCCTGCAGTTCCTCATGGCACACCCTGAGATCCTATCCGAGAAGGAAACAGACGGCCTCCTTGTAGAAGCATTCAACTCTGAACTGGACGGCAAGCCTAAACACGCTCGGCAATGCGTACACCAGGGCCTGTTACTGCAGTACTGCAGGCAATTGGGCGGCAGACAGGGTGTCGAGCTCTTCTTCAAGCGCATTCAAATGAAGGACCACCAAGCAGGCAAGATGTTCAACGACGACGTTGACTCGACATATCACCGCATCAAGACGCGCGCTGCCGAGATCCTCAAGGAACGCGCTGAGAACCCGCAATCCGAAGGCGCGGGCGTAGAGCAGATCCAACTCCACGCCGTAGACCCCAATACCCAGATCAACATCTCTGTCCCACCCAAAGAGTGTGATGCCACGGACCCCGAGGAGAAGGCGGCAATAGAGCAGGCGAGACAGATCTTTGAGTCGTTCCCACCAGGGCTGCAGAGGGCGCTCGAGAGTGGGAAGCTGGACGAGGTGAACAAGGTGCTGGCTAAGATGAGTGTAGATGAAGCTGAGGAGGTAGTGGAGAAATTGGGTCAAGGAGGCATGTTAAGTCTAGAGGAGGGTGTTATTGATGCGACAACAGAGGAGGGCCAGAGCGTCATGGCGGAAATTGAGAAGAACAGGAAGATGCCGAGTCAGCAGTGAGCTGCATGTCTGTCTCAGATGAAACTAAAATGTAGGACGGGCAACGGCAGAACCGTATGAGATGAAAGCTGCAAATGTAAATTATGCCTAATGGTATCTTGGAACGACCAAGATTCTAATATCGTACAAACGTCTCCTTTTGTCCAACAGGTGTGATGGAAACTCCGAACAAGCCGTGAACATATCCATCTATCGTATGCAACTGATCCCTAGAGTGCATGACATAGGCTAACGATAAAAACCATGTACAACCAGTAAAGCCACCCCTCTTTAGATCAACTCTGCAAAGTTGTCGTCAATACCTGCCATATCCCTATCGCCCGCAAACGCCGCGAAATCGTCATCTGTTGCAGTCCTGctcatcttcctcttcttATGTGCGCCATCGTACGCGTGCTGTTGTCCATATACTCCTCCGTCCGCTCCAGGTCGCGCATGCTGTAGGCTCTTGAGGAGGTCTGCGGCTATGTGCTGGTTCGGCTCTCCGATTGCGGTTGCGAATTCTGGTTGCGTGGTATGGTGTGCCGGAGCAGGGGCTGTCTCTGGTACGACAGTATGGGCTGCGGGCTCAGGCATGACATCATTGCCAATATCAGGCACGGGATTGTTTCTGACTGCCGCTGTTTGTTGTGGTGATCCGGTGGGGGTAAAGGATTCCATGGGCGGAGGCGTGAGTTCCTCGACTTCGGGCCGTCCTTGGGCAGGCGCAAATGTCGCAGCAACTGGCGAAGTTGTAGCGACAGGCAAAGGCGCAGTTGAGATCCTATTCTGCTCAGCCGCTGACAAGCCCTTGAGAATGGCTTCTTCTACTGCGCGCTTCCGGCTCTCTATGGCATCTTTGCGCGTCTTTAGATCAGCAGCTTGCGCCTCTTCTTGTTCCAACTTCAACTTGTTCGTCTGCAGGAGTTGTTCGAGGCCAGTGATGAGCGCCTTGCGGGCCTGGATGCTTTGTGCGACGGCGCCTTCAGCCACGGCAAGCTTTTTGCAAAGTGCAGCGAGACCGGCGGCATGCATAGGAGGGGACGGAATGGCGGCATTTGGGTTCGTCAGCTTCTCGTAGTCCTGGTTTGCGGTCGTGATGGCGGGCTTGGCCGCGACATCAGCCTTTTGCAGAGTGGTTGCGAGAGGCGCGACTGGAGTGAGCTCAGGAGGGACAGTTGAAGCTGAAAAGAGCGAACCACCAAGAGCCGGCTTGCGCGTAGACGATTTGGAGCGGTCTACTTCGTCAATCGACTTTTCGACGGCTTGCTGCACGGCTTGGTTGAAGATTTGTCGCGAGCGCCAGACTTCGACGACCCTTCGAATCTTGTTCTGTATCTCGTGGGGAGAGCCTTTGTAGGCTACCGTGGTCGCCTCGGCGAGGATGGGTTCGTAGGCTCGCAGAAACTCGTCCTTCTTGCGCATCTTGGAGGTTTGGCAGATTTCATTGGCGAGGTAGATCAGGACAAGCTTCTTGTTCGGCGTCGATTCTTTCATGCGCTGAAGCCATACGTGGGCGATGCGCTCGGCATGTCGTCTATACGCGTAGAAAGTTAGTGTGCAATCACAAAGCGCGCGAAATGCAGTTTGCGTCGGTCAAGCAACATGCTGTACAAGCAGGCGCAATCTTCACAACTGGGCCTAGACAAAGGATGGGGAGTATTACCTGTGAAAGAGGATCCACTGGCCTACAGTGGAGATGGCCTCTTGCGTCTCATTGAGTGACGAGAGCTTCGCCTTGAGGCTGTCCTCTGTAAAAGCCATTCTCACGTTCTTCACGAATAATTGTGATAGCTAATGCAGATGGTTGTCGCACGCGACCAGTATGAACATTCAACGTGCAGCAGTAATTCTAGCAGAACAAGGTGAGATTCGCGTTTCCAGGGTGCACCTGACTAGACCAGCGCTTGCAAATATAGTGGAGAGATGACTTGGATTGCTGAAGTGAAgggaagaaagagaaagagagtCGGAGGTGGGTTCCAAGATTAGGTCCATAGAGAGAGCTCAGCCGGGGACGCTAAGAGCCGTACGCTAAACGTGGCTCGGCGCGCGCCAAGACAGCTCCTGGCCGTCACACATGTTGACTATGCTCGACGCAACAAGACACTTATAAAGCAAACCATTGTCGCTGCTATTAATCTCTGCCCCCCCCCAACTTCATCTCACATACACACCAAGATACACAATGGCCGACCGATTCCCGTCATTAGACGAAATTGACGCTGGTAAGCGCAACAGCTGCATGCCCGAAGCATCTCCGCATGCAATACTAAACATAGCCAGGTCAAACCGAGGCGCGCGGTGATGCAGCCGGCTTCGAACTTGTAGGCGACTCAAACGATGCCGACGATTTCCTCTCACGTGAGCGCGCTCTTCTCGGCGACGATGCGGACCAGTTTGCTTCAGAAAACGACAGGGTGGCTACTGTCGAGGACGGTGACGACGACCTGTTGGGTGGAGACTTCAGCCAGGCCAACATTGGCAGCCAGGAGATGAGCGGCTTTGAGAGCTCCTTCCCTGCCATTGACACGACCAATGATGTAAGCACTGCACTGCTTTCTTGATCGTTACACGTGTTGTGAA from Pyrenophora tritici-repentis strain M4 chromosome 1, whole genome shotgun sequence encodes the following:
- a CDS encoding CTD-bind domain containing protein, whose protein sequence is MAFTEDSLKAKLSSLNETQEAISTVGQWILFHRRHAERIAHVWLQRMKESTPNKKLVLIYLANEICQTSKMRKKDEFLRAYEPILAEATTVAYKGSPHEIQNKIRRVVEVWRSRQIFNQAVQQAVEKSIDEVDRSKSSTRKPALGGSLFSASTVPPELTPVAPLATTLQKADVAAKPAITTANQDYEKLTNPNAAIPSPPMHAAGLAALCKKLAVAEGAVAQSIQARKALITGLEQLLQTNKLKLEQEEAQAADLKTRKDAIESRKRAVEEAILKGLSAAEQNRISTAPLPVATTSPVAATFAPAQGRPEVEELTPPPMESFTPTGSPQQTAAVRNNPVPDIGNDVMPEPAAHTVVPETAPAPAHHTTQPEFATAIGEPNQHIAADLLKSLQHARPGADGGVYGQQHAYDGAHKKRKMSRTATDDDFAAFAGDRDMAGIDDNFAELI
- a CDS encoding Hsp90 co-chaperone Cdc37; amino-acid sequence: MVINYSKWDALELSDDSDIEVHPNVDKKSFIRAKQAQIHQERDQRRHQIKTLKYERIINDGLTERVDRLLTALKSHKDKQAEGNGANDDQLVFQAMMESMMDMKVDKDGGSDRPPPPPEGVHEHIKDKPTYPQMMASLVDAVKKDIDEQKSEEPRYNLFIQGLEKEKARIQDLQQQLLAKLAELEKEDKKHITSDDIHDGFSYSNVKKAEEEQKKAAAPSSSKKESTVELLNNPQRPAATGSDTGQSSGADADVEEGSATGAAADDNDEDISASPLAQSFAKIKVGDWYACLQFLMAHPEILSEKETDGLLVEAFNSELDGKPKHARQCVHQGLLLQYCRQLGGRQGVELFFKRIQMKDHQAGKMFNDDVDSTYHRIKTRAAEILKERAENPQSEGAGVEQIQLHAVDPNTQINISVPPKECDATDPEEKAAIEQARQIFESFPPGLQRALESGKLDEVNKVLAKMSVDEAEEVVEKLGQGGMLSLEEGVIDATTEEGQSVMAEIEKNRKMPSQQ
- a CDS encoding Glyco-hydro-61 domain containing protein, producing the protein MKYIASVFAFATAVAGHGYVDNATISGIDYTFYQPYTDPYTTGVKRISRPIQGNGPVQDVSISDIQCGGYATGGINGSKPAALHAEAAAGSNVKLYWTLWPDSHMGPTITYMAKCPDTGCQDYMPESSAVWFKIQEEGRQGTSNVWGSDALKKVGGSVTYTIPKCISSGYYLVRHEILALHAAYQYPGAQFYPGCHQLKVTGGGSTKPTGLVSFPGAYKGSDAGVTYDAYKAQTYTIPGPKKFTC